In Eupeodes corollae chromosome 3, idEupCoro1.1, whole genome shotgun sequence, a single genomic region encodes these proteins:
- the LOC129951965 gene encoding major facilitator superfamily domain-containing protein 6, producing the protein MVKINEKLLPIKAHYFFFMAAMGPILPQISVYGKQLGVEPEIMGYITSVLPIMYVLAKPVVGFLADYFANFRKCIFISLIFIMTLSFAGFYFVPATNNHSINVSEQFNLTLTANDLRECGSEVFDNNAECKTTRRLLCNAKEVDLTTIPLYITRATNDSTSNNTMLNENIFHDVCHKSGNLSTFNKVQATCKIDHLDSPHCLYKSSTFWIFVILLCLGTIGFNVTNSISDAICFDVLEGDDMQYGGQRVWGTIGFGFTALLAGIFVDIWTVETVKSFIPALVVMLVFSGFDLLSVTKLKLPNFSSSDTIFQDIWNLLSKKSIAIFLVFTTIAGIIDSFIIYFMFWHLEDVALETGYMEQIKLIEGCVVAAECLCGEIPIFLFSGKILKKIGYVHCLSLCFFTYFIRLGLISLIVNPWWLVPIEMVMQGCTYALCYTCIVAYASAVAPAGTSATVQGLVAGMDDGLGFAIGSLIGGQLYKRFGGRRSFQMFSGVALVTCFAHILIRPAAKHKQYLPKAEYQLPVEMKDMQKS; encoded by the exons ATggtgaaaataaatgaaaaactgcTTCCAATCAAGGCCCATTACTTCTTTTTTATGGCTG CAATGGGACCCATTCTTCCTCAAATATCTGTTTATGGTAAACAGTTAGGAGTGGAGCCGGAAATAATGGGTTACATCACATCAGTTCTTCCAATAATGTATGTTTTGGCGAAGCCTGTAGTCGGTTTTTTGGCAGATTATTTTGCT aattttcgaaaatgcaTATTTATATCACTAATTTTTATAATGACATTATCCTTtgctggtttttattttgttccagCTACAAATAACCACTCAATAAATGTTAGTGAGCAGTTTAACTTAACATTAACTGCAAACGATCTCAGGGAATGTGGTTCCGAG GTTTTCGACAATAATGCGGAGTGTAAAACGACACGCCGTCTTCTATGTAACGCAAAAGAAGTTGATCTTACAACAATACCGTTGTATATAACTCGTGCAACTAATGATTCAACTTCCAACAACACAATGctgaatgaaaacatttttcatgacGTTTGCCATAAATCAGGCAATCTTTCAACATTCAACAAAGTTCAAGCTACCTGTAAAATTGACCATCTTGATTCCCCCCACTGTCTCTACAAAAGTTcgactttttggatttttgtcaTCCTTTTGTGTCTCGGAACTATCGGCTTTAATGTAACTAACTCAATCAGTGATGCAATTTGCTTTGATGTTCTTGAAGGAGATGACATGCAGTACGGAGGCCAAAGAGTTTGGGGTACAATTGGATTCGGCTTCACCGCTCTGTTAGCTGGAATCTTTGTTGACATTTGGACTGTTGAAActgttaaaagttttattccAGCTCTGGTGGTTATGCTTGTGTTTAGTGGGTTTGATCTCCTCAGTGTGACGAAGCTAAAGTTGCCAAACTTCTCATCATCGGACACCATCTTTCAAGACATTTGGAATTTGCTATCAAAAAAATCGattgcaatttttttggtcTTCACAACAATCGCTGGAATTATTGAttctttcataatttatttcatgttttGGCATCTCGAAGACGTTGCTCTAGAAACAGGCTACATGGAGCAAATAAAACTTATCGAAGGATGTGTAGTTGCGGCTGAATGTCTCTGTGGAGAAATTCCAATCTTTCTATTTAGCggaaagattttgaaaaaaattggataTGTGCACTGTCTGAGCTTGTGCTTCTTTACGTACTTTATAAGACTCGGATTGATTTCTTTGATAGTAAATCCATGGTGGTTGGTACCGATTGAGATGGTGATGCAAGGTTGTACCTATGCTTTGTGTTATACTTGTATTGTAGCTTATGCATCAGCTGTAGCACCAGCCGGAACATCAGCCACAGTTCAGGGCTTAGTAGCAGGAATGGATGATGGATTAGGGTTTGCTATTGGTTCACTTATCGGGGGACAACTATACAAACGCTTTGGAGGACGAAGAAGCTTCCAGATGTTTTCTGGAGTGGCCTTGGTAACCTGCTTTGCACATATACTCATTCGACCTGCTGCAAAACACAAGCAGTACCTACCAAAAGCTGAATACCAACTTCCCGTTGAAATGAAGGACATGCAAAAATCGTAA
- the LOC129951964 gene encoding transferrin translates to MSFIVVHVKMKPIRFLFYLLVIVSLKVASSEKSWNDDGKIRVCIVEGRGNYRKTPLFCPTLEAQTNMECVVGLDRLDCVRRIHKGTAHFGVFSSEDLVAARWATVEILVTSELRFHDTPFEYEVVAVVDNEADIHSVYDLRQAKLCHPGHALEHHWTEVLANYFESLLVPKTCDPNLSLTEDRIRASSNYFGPSCKAGPWVPDPVQDRILKRKYPSLCQLCYDPYRCSVGDKHWGRRGVLYCLTSGGGDVAWARLDDVKSHFGFSGLQAQADPSEYSYLCPDGHLQPLNSSRPCVWVSKPWPVIAARRSHAAQVRELVNGLSHNDTKSWQNALLSLLESYHVNINQLDNTIPIDDYLDQATAFQSAYSFPECNPPRSIVFCTTSIIQHIKCSWLQEASQVYGIQPNIQCIRSDSLDTCLDDTMYQTADVVLVDHENRVRAQRDFKLKPLLFEFAEDMHERYATIAVIRNDSGFKKFEDLLGAKACLPSFEGAAHLSVLETISSINKQSIPISEYFSRKSCIWNPHLDNDCSQNYKGEEGALRCLKEGADVAFVSSLTFKTFSNGTMNSTWIKSNDRKAFKVLCPFGPNEKKSKFEYCYLHWTPRGNIMVHNATVTRRNEIYNSFREMDRLFGKFYKSQTTPFTMFGPFDKRNNVMFRDKTDGLRGATDLKGDRSVRLMEDIFENYIAKKYPTGGTRSLFSISWMIIIPLVISWFF, encoded by the exons ATGAGTTTCATTGTTGTTCATGTGAAAATGAAACcgattcgatttttgttttacttgctCGTTATAGTTTCTTTAAAAGTTGCGTCTTCTGAAAAATCTTGGAACGATgatggaaaaa ttcgCGTATGTATTGTCGAAGGCCGTGGAAACTATAGAAAAACTCCATTATTCTGCCCAACACTAGAAGCTCAAACTAACATGGAATGTGTTGTTGGACTAGATCGCTTGGATTGTGTTCGACGAATTCACAAAGGAACCGCTCATTTTGGGGTTTTTTCTTCCGAAGATCTAGTCGCCGCCAGATGGGCTACCGTAGAAATTCTAGTCACAAGCGAATTGCGTTTTCACGATACTCCATTTGAGTATGAAGTTGTTGCTGTAGTTGATAACGAGGCTGACATTCATTCTGTGTATGATCTAAGGCAGGCTAAGCTTTGCCACCCGGGACATGCTCTTGAACATCACTGGACTGAAGTTTTAGCAAac TATTTCGAATCGCTTCTTGTGCCAAAAACTTGTGATCCGAATCTTTCATTGACTGAAGATCGAATCCGTGCAAGTTCGAATTACTTCGGACCAAGCTGCAAAGCTGGTCCATGGGTTCCGGATCCGGTTCAAGATAGAATACTTAAAAGGAAATATCCGTCACTTTGTCAACTCTGCTATGATCCATACCGTTGCAGTGTGGGGGACAAGCATTGGGGTCGTCGGGGTGTCCTCTATTGCTTAACTAGTGGTGGAGGTGATGTTGCTTGGGCAAGACTCGATGATGTTAAAAGCCATTTTGGTTTCAGCGGACTTCAAGCTCAAGCAGATCCATCTGAATACAGCTATCTCTGCCCAGACGGACATCTTCAACCGTTAAATTCGTCAAGACCCTGCGTATGGGTATCAAAGCCATGGCCAGTAATTGCTGCAAGACGAAGTCATGCAGCACAAGTTCGTGAATTAGTTAATGGTTTGTCTCATAATGACACGAAGAGCTGGCAGAATGCCTTGCTTAGCTTGCTGGAGAGCTACCACGTGAACATTAACCAGTTAGACAATACAATTCCTATCGACGATTATCTTGATCAGGCAACAGCATTTCAAAGCGCTTACAGTTTTCCTGAGTGCAATCCTCCAAGATCGATTGTTTTTTGTACCACATCAATTATCCAGCATATTAAGTGCTCATGGCTGCAAGAAGCTTCCCAGGTGTATGGCATACAACCCAACATTCAGTGCATTCGCTCAGATAGCCTAGATACATGCTTAGATGATACTATGTACCAAACAGCTGATGTTGTCCTTGTAGACCACGAAAACCGAGTAAGGGCTCAAAGAGATTTTAAACTTAAGCCTCTACTGTTCGAATTTGCTGAGGATATGCATGAACGCTATGCCACTATAGCAGTAATTCGAAATGATTCTGGATTCAAAAAGTTTGAGGACCTTTTAGGAGCCAAGGCATGTCTTCCATCATTCGAGGGTGCAGCACATTTATCGGTTTTAGAGACAATATCTTCTATAAATAAGCAGTCCATACCAATTTCTGAATACTTTTCAAGAAAATCCTGTATTTGGAATCCCCACTTGGACAACGACTGTTCCCAAAATTATAAAGGTGAAGAGGGTGCATTGCGTTGTTTAAAAGAAGGGGCTGACGTTGCTTTTGTTAGCTCCCTCACATTTAAAACCTTTTCCAATGGAACAATGAATTCCACTTGGATAAAAAGCAATGATCGCAAAGCCTTCAAGGTTCTCTGTCCCTTTGgaccaaatgaaaaaaaatccaaatttgaATACTGCTATTTACACTGGACACCTCGAGGCAATATAATGGTCCATAATGCAACTGTCACGAGAAGAAACGAAATTTATAACTCCTTTCGTGAAATGGATCGCTTATTTGGTAAATTTTACAAATCTCAAACTACACCATTTACTATGTTTGGTCCTTTCGATAAAAGAAATAATGTCATGTTCCGAGATAAAACCGATGGACTTCGTGGTGCAACGGATCTGAAAGGAGATCGATCAGTTCGATTAATGGAAGATATTTTTGAGAACTATATTGCCAAAAAATACCCAACTGGTGGAACACGTTCGCTTTTTAGTATAAGTTGGATGATTATAATACCACTTGTTATTAGTTGGTTCTTTTAA